The Xenopus tropicalis strain Nigerian chromosome 7, UCB_Xtro_10.0, whole genome shotgun sequence genome includes a region encoding these proteins:
- the gsto2 gene encoding glutathione S-transferase omega 2 — protein sequence MTGSEKSLAKGSPAPGPVSEETIRVYSMRFCPYAQRARLVLAAKGIKHEVININLKNKPDWFIEKSPFGLVPSLETSSGQVIYESPIVCDYLDEVYPGKKLTPVDPFQKAQQKMIVEHFSKISTLFYKILLAKKNNEDVSGVKAEVQEKLVKLDEILAKQNGLFFGGSDVSMVDYMIWPWFERLIIFDSKDCLNKTPHIDKWYQQMLQDPAVKATYIEPDLLLGFFKLYSQNDVEACDYGL from the exons ATGACCGGATCGGAGAAGAGTTTGGCCAAAG gCAGCCCAGCTCCGGGCCCAGTCTCTGAAGAAACAATTCGTGTGTACAGCATGAGATTCTGCCCATATGCTCAGAGGGCAAGGCTTGTTTTGGCTGCCAAAGGAATCAA gcatGAAGTAATAAACATCAATTTGAAGAACAAACCAGACTGGTTCATTGAGAAGAGCCCATTTGGCCTTGTTCCATCTTTGGAGACTAGCAGTGGTCAGGTGATCTATGAATCTCCAATCGTTTGTGATTATCTGGATGAGGTTTACCCTGGGAAGAAGTTGACCCCTGTAGACCCCTTCCAGAAAGCCCAACAAAAGATGATAGTGGAACATTTTTCCAAG ATCTCAACATTGTTCTATAAAATATTGTTAGCCAAGAAAAATAATGAAGATGTATCGGGTGTGAAAGCAGAGGTCCAGGAGAAGTTGGTTAAACTTGATGAG ATCCTGGCTAAACAAAACGGCCTTTTCTTTGGTGGAAGTGATGTTTCTATGGTTGACTACATGATCTGGCCATGGTTTGAACGGCTCATCATTTTCGATTCAAAGGA TTGTTTGAATAAAACCCCACACATTGATAAGTGGTATCAACAGATGCTGCAGGATCCAGCAGTCAAGGCCACATATATTGAACCAGATCTCCTGTTAGGCTTTTTCAAGCTATACAGCCAGAATGATGTGGAAGCCTGTGATTATGGTCTCTAA
- the sfr1 gene encoding swi5-dependent recombination DNA repair protein 1 homolog isoform X1: METTSPHPGSSLCSPDSLKDTVPKQPMSATLRERLRKTRRSFNGAFSVAKRLKVDCEENESSSDCPNNNLPSHKDSELNATKTDVNFVSVEDVHRLSSGTSSAASSPINSKDSFHHQEMLQEKKLLLKKVKEKEDTLRRLKMAKLYRSKNNLSELQSLIEKWRKGSQLLLYELQAALSAENNKVTLTQLIESCGLDEKLLHYSRTEEDFTDQ; encoded by the exons ATGGAGACCACATCCCCACATCCAGGATCTTCCTTATGTTCTCCTGACTCTCTAAAGGATACTGTTCCTAAACAG CCCATGAGTGCAACACTAAGGGAACGGCTCAGAAAAACCAGAAGGTCATTTAATGGTGCATTTTCAGTGGCAAAACGACTCAAAGTTGATTGTGAAGAAAATGAAAGTTCCTCAGACTGTCCCAATAATAATTTGCCATCACACAAAGACTCAGAATTAAATGCTACAAAAACAGACGTTAATTTCGTATCTGTGGAAGATGTACACAGATTAAGTAGCGGGACTTCATCTGCAGCTTCCTCACCCATCAATTCCAAGGATTCCTTCCATCACCAGGAGATGCTTCAAGAAAAAAAGTTACTGCTAAAGAAGGTGAAGGAGAAAGAAGATACTTTGAGGAGATTGAAAATGGCGAAACTCTACAGATCTAAG AACAATCTGTCTGAATTACAGTCTCTAATAGAAAAATGGCGGAAGGGCAGCCAGCTCTTACTGTATGAACTGCAAGCAGCGTTATCAGCCGAGAATAACAAGGTTACACTCACACAGTTAATAGAAAGCTGCGGGCTGGATGAAAAATTGCTGCACTATAGCAGAACAGAAGAGGATTTTACAGATCAGTGA
- the sfr1 gene encoding swi5-dependent recombination DNA repair protein 1 homolog isoform X2, whose product MSATLRERLRKTRRSFNGAFSVAKRLKVDCEENESSSDCPNNNLPSHKDSELNATKTDVNFVSVEDVHRLSSGTSSAASSPINSKDSFHHQEMLQEKKLLLKKVKEKEDTLRRLKMAKLYRSKNNLSELQSLIEKWRKGSQLLLYELQAALSAENNKVTLTQLIESCGLDEKLLHYSRTEEDFTDQ is encoded by the exons ATGAGTGCAACACTAAGGGAACGGCTCAGAAAAACCAGAAGGTCATTTAATGGTGCATTTTCAGTGGCAAAACGACTCAAAGTTGATTGTGAAGAAAATGAAAGTTCCTCAGACTGTCCCAATAATAATTTGCCATCACACAAAGACTCAGAATTAAATGCTACAAAAACAGACGTTAATTTCGTATCTGTGGAAGATGTACACAGATTAAGTAGCGGGACTTCATCTGCAGCTTCCTCACCCATCAATTCCAAGGATTCCTTCCATCACCAGGAGATGCTTCAAGAAAAAAAGTTACTGCTAAAGAAGGTGAAGGAGAAAGAAGATACTTTGAGGAGATTGAAAATGGCGAAACTCTACAGATCTAAG AACAATCTGTCTGAATTACAGTCTCTAATAGAAAAATGGCGGAAGGGCAGCCAGCTCTTACTGTATGAACTGCAAGCAGCGTTATCAGCCGAGAATAACAAGGTTACACTCACACAGTTAATAGAAAGCTGCGGGCTGGATGAAAAATTGCTGCACTATAGCAGAACAGAAGAGGATTTTACAGATCAGTGA